The Chiloscyllium punctatum isolate Juve2018m chromosome 30, sChiPun1.3, whole genome shotgun sequence genome includes a region encoding these proteins:
- the LOC140455162 gene encoding G patch domain and ankyrin repeat-containing protein 1-like has product MEHINLITFTRAKEKTDTWENGERRESPPAGPGVEALTGDEVKTFYESLIAGDGEAGPSSGRKRKVIWPKSRPEKAGGQSGGRGQPAASERNGHLLLKCAQDGDLQTLRRLLEAAGCDINFRDSYYWTATMCAAYSGQAEVLKYLLNHGAAWIGVCDSTGQDALDLARRAGHAEIITTLEEFHTHREEWQEPRERPRQKKFCQICDLHYEEDSIKQHERSTLHLFNKKGRPVPTHYYIPETNVGFKLMLKEGWDRETGLGPAGKGQKFPVKTVLKQDQRGLGYQSDLKPKVTHFAANDCDAVKRPKTLSRRVQRAATVSRREERRRLAKEKAWEKDLRTYMNL; this is encoded by the exons ATGGAGCACATCAACCTCATCACTTTTACCCGAGCCAAAGAGAAAACCGACACCTGGGAAAACGGGGAACGTCGGGAATCTCCACCGGCCGGCCCCGGGGTTGAAGCTTTGACTGGGGATGAGGTGAAAACTTTCTACGAGAGCTTGATTGCAGGGGATGGTGAGGCAGGTCCGAGTTCCGGTCGGAAGCGTAAAGTTATTTGGCCGAAGTCACGACCGGAAAAGGCCGGTGGGCAGAGTGGTGGAAGGGGCCAGCCTGCAGCGTCGGAGAGGAACGGGCACCTGCTGTTAAAGTGTGCTCAGGACGGGGACCTGCAAACCCTTCGCAGGCTGCTGGAGGCGGCAGGGTGCGATATCAACTTCCGGGACAGTTACTACTGGACCGCCACTATGTGTGCAGCGTACAGTGGGCAGGCCGAGGTGCTGAAGTACTTACTCAACCATGGGGCAGCGTGGATCGGAGTCTGCGATTCCACAGGCCAAGATGCGTTGGATCTGGCCAGGCGGGCTGGTCACGCAGAGATCATCACAACGCTCGAAGAATTTCATACTCACCGGGAAGAATGGCAAGAGCCAAG GGAGAGGCCGCGGCAAAAGAAATTCTGCCAGATTTGTGACCTGCACTACGAGGAGGACAGCATCAAACAGCACGAGAGATCGACGTTACACTTGTTCAACAAGAAAGGTAGGCCAGTGCCAACTCACTACTACATCCCAGAAACCAACGTCGgcttcaaactgatgctgaaGGAAGgttgggatagggagaccggacTGGGGCCTGCTGGAAAGGGACAGAAGTTTCCAGTAAAGACCGTGCTGAAGCAAGATCAGAGAGGTCTCGGCTACCAGAGCGATTTGAAACCAAAAGTCACCCACTTTGCCGCCAACGATTGCGACGCAGTGAAGCGACCAAAGACCCTGAGCAGAC